A genomic stretch from Sphingobacterium sp. ML3W includes:
- the dinB gene encoding DNA polymerase IV, producing MDSPQTYRKIIHLDMDAFYASVEQRDFPEYRGKAIAVGGSPDGRGVVATASYEARKFGVKSAMSSRKALQLCPEIIFTRPRFEVYKQVSYQIREIFQRYTDLIEPLSLDEAFLDVTMDKQGIGSAIDIARAIKSAIKEELNLTVSAGVSVNKFVAKIASDMDKPNGLTFIGPSKILKFMESLPVEKFFGVGKVTAKKMHELGLFTGMDLKKQREDDLVRWFGKTGHFFYRIVRGIDERPVTPNRSSKSVGIEDTFEADIETFEELNAILQRLSIQLWGRIGKKEISGRTLTLKLKYADFVQLTRSLTLDTSFDSEEKIYATAHSLLSKITLANKVRLLGISISNFVDETDFPKEGVQLALFENYR from the coding sequence ATGGATTCGCCCCAAACATATCGTAAAATTATCCACCTGGATATGGATGCTTTCTATGCGTCTGTGGAGCAGCGGGATTTTCCGGAATATCGGGGGAAGGCTATTGCTGTTGGCGGTTCGCCTGATGGGCGGGGGGTAGTCGCTACGGCCAGCTATGAAGCCCGGAAATTTGGTGTTAAGTCAGCCATGAGTTCCCGCAAAGCACTGCAACTCTGTCCGGAGATCATATTTACCCGGCCACGGTTTGAGGTATATAAGCAGGTTTCATATCAGATCAGGGAGATCTTTCAGAGGTATACGGATTTAATTGAACCGTTGTCGCTTGATGAGGCTTTTTTGGACGTAACGATGGATAAACAGGGAATCGGTTCGGCCATTGATATCGCCAGGGCGATCAAATCTGCGATTAAAGAAGAGCTTAATCTGACTGTCTCTGCCGGAGTTTCGGTCAATAAATTTGTCGCTAAGATTGCCTCCGATATGGATAAGCCCAATGGCCTAACTTTTATAGGCCCTTCAAAGATCCTGAAATTTATGGAATCCTTACCGGTAGAGAAATTCTTTGGCGTGGGCAAGGTGACCGCAAAGAAAATGCACGAGCTAGGTTTATTTACGGGGATGGATCTCAAAAAGCAGCGCGAAGACGATCTGGTGCGTTGGTTTGGTAAGACAGGGCATTTTTTTTACCGTATTGTTCGCGGGATAGACGAGCGACCGGTTACGCCTAATCGGAGCAGCAAATCTGTCGGAATAGAGGATACTTTTGAGGCTGATATCGAAACTTTTGAAGAACTGAATGCCATACTGCAACGACTGAGCATACAACTTTGGGGACGTATCGGTAAAAAAGAAATATCTGGTAGGACACTGACATTGAAACTAAAGTATGCTGATTTCGTACAGCTGACGCGAAGCCTGACGCTGGATACAAGTTTTGACTCTGAAGAGAAAATCTATGCGACAGCCCATAGTTTACTAAGTAAGATTACACTAGCAAATAAGGTGCGGCTGCTGGGGATTTCGATCTCTAATTTTGTTGATGAGACAGATTTTCCAAAAGAGGGTGTCCAACTCGCTCTTTTTGAGAATTATCGGTAG
- a CDS encoding BtrH N-terminal domain-containing protein, translated as MSNLKPFDGQHCETTATGTLLWQLGIELSEPMLFGLGEGLSFIYWNMKTMDFPFLGGRIKTDLLTKNLCKNLNLELSVRETTSKTKAWQQVKQLLDKGQIVGLKLDAYYLEYFTNPFHFAGHYVAIYGYDNQNAFLVDTRQQGGKVKTSLDSLALARAEKGLMASNNLYYTIQRTSEDFDLKKTIISAIVNNANEYLNPPITNISYRGIVKTSQELIKWFNKSKDIAAEFKMAANLMEKAGTGGALFRNLYRDFLKESYDLLQIEQLDEAHQEFVEIALLWGSVSNLFYEISEIPRGEYIQQASEILKILAVKEKKVMERLGMLNGDPNNHVSL; from the coding sequence ATGAGCAATCTAAAACCGTTTGACGGACAACATTGTGAAACTACAGCCACCGGAACGTTACTGTGGCAGCTTGGAATTGAACTTTCCGAACCCATGCTTTTTGGGCTCGGGGAGGGACTTAGTTTTATCTATTGGAATATGAAAACAATGGATTTTCCTTTTTTGGGTGGACGCATAAAGACTGATTTGTTGACAAAGAATCTCTGTAAAAATCTCAATCTCGAGCTTTCTGTAAGGGAAACTACCTCGAAAACAAAGGCCTGGCAACAGGTCAAACAGCTTTTGGATAAGGGGCAAATCGTCGGGCTCAAACTTGATGCCTACTACCTTGAGTATTTCACCAATCCGTTCCATTTCGCTGGGCATTATGTAGCGATTTATGGTTATGACAATCAAAATGCTTTTTTGGTCGATACCAGACAGCAGGGTGGGAAAGTCAAAACCTCGCTCGATAGTCTGGCTTTGGCCAGGGCGGAGAAAGGGCTAATGGCTTCCAATAACTTATACTACACCATACAGCGAACGAGTGAAGACTTTGATTTAAAAAAGACCATCATTTCCGCTATAGTCAATAATGCAAACGAATATCTCAATCCGCCCATTACAAATATTTCTTACAGGGGGATTGTGAAGACAAGTCAGGAGCTTATAAAATGGTTTAATAAGAGTAAGGATATAGCCGCCGAATTTAAAATGGCGGCCAATCTGATGGAAAAAGCCGGTACTGGAGGCGCGCTGTTCAGAAATCTATATCGCGATTTTCTAAAGGAAAGTTATGACCTGCTCCAGATTGAGCAACTTGATGAGGCACATCAAGAATTTGTGGAAATAGCCTTGCTATGGGGATCTGTTTCAAACTTATTTTATGAAATAAGTGAGATTCCTCGGGGCGAGTATATACAGCAAGCGTCGGAAATACTCAAAATCCTAGCTGTTAAAGAGAAAAAGGTAATGGAGCGGTTGGGTATGTTAAATGGAGACCCAAATAATCATGTATCTTTGTAA
- a CDS encoding response regulator, whose product MDTKSKCKIVYADDAMIHHVMMKAMAQSHSLELVYCASNGRDLIDYLIEHNKALPEVCILDLHMPILNGIETAKIVRDKFPSIRIFGLTSSSDESERIEMLAGGVEQIFAKEDMSALLQQL is encoded by the coding sequence ATGGATACCAAAAGTAAATGTAAGATTGTCTACGCAGATGATGCGATGATCCATCATGTTATGATGAAGGCCATGGCCCAATCCCATTCGTTGGAATTAGTTTATTGTGCCTCTAATGGAAGAGACCTTATCGACTATTTGATTGAACATAATAAAGCGCTACCTGAGGTGTGCATATTGGATCTGCACATGCCGATTTTGAACGGTATCGAAACCGCAAAGATCGTTAGGGACAAGTTTCCTTCCATTCGTATATTTGGTCTGACCTCGAGTAGTGATGAAAGTGAACGGATTGAAATGTTGGCCGGAGGGGTGGAGCAGATCTTCGCGAAAGAAGATATGTCCGCATTGTTACAACAACTTTAG
- a CDS encoding ATP-binding cassette domain-containing protein → MCTDRSLYIDSLSFSRGGRAILSGVYLQVPSNTVIGILGRNGSGKSTLMNCIFGSSKPDFAFMKCDGEVFRRGYLTKEITYLPQHGFVPKSLSVRKCIELFDLQNSLLTEIPIIQQHMNFKLGNLSLGFAKLFEDLLILYSNANYSLFDEPFVGLSPMYIELFKEHLHDRRPHKGILISDHYYHDVMDVSDEMYLMKEGSLLKIKDKEDLVLHQYLNMFD, encoded by the coding sequence ATGTGTACTGATCGTAGTTTATATATAGATAGTCTTTCTTTCAGTCGAGGGGGAAGAGCGATACTTTCGGGGGTATATCTACAGGTGCCTAGTAATACAGTCATCGGTATATTGGGGCGAAATGGAAGCGGAAAGTCAACATTAATGAATTGTATCTTTGGGAGCAGCAAGCCCGATTTTGCTTTTATGAAATGTGACGGAGAGGTCTTTAGGCGCGGATATCTTACCAAGGAAATTACATATCTACCTCAACACGGATTTGTACCTAAAAGCTTGTCAGTTCGTAAATGTATTGAGCTTTTTGATCTTCAAAATTCGCTTTTGACTGAAATTCCAATCATTCAGCAGCATATGAATTTCAAGTTGGGGAACCTTTCCCTTGGATTCGCCAAGCTATTTGAAGATCTTTTGATATTGTACTCCAATGCAAATTATTCACTTTTTGATGAACCCTTTGTAGGGCTAAGTCCAATGTATATCGAGTTGTTTAAGGAGCATCTTCATGATAGGAGACCACATAAAGGGATTTTAATTTCTGATCACTATTATCATGATGTCATGGATGTTAGCGATGAAATGTATCTGATGAAAGAAGGTTCGTTATTAAAAATCAAGGATAAAGAGGATCTTGTATTGCATCAGTATTTAAACATGTTTGATTAA
- a CDS encoding beta-carotene 15,15'-monooxygenase translates to MIQFLKESTFAVNEVFNRSWELLKKHYFSVAGLCFLLFVTSGLSNFLATTISDFNVVLSGFMAFFFMIMYFGLNLTLFKYILNLIDGNQDKKLIHCIPSSKELAHFFGAMLSIMVLSFALLMIVGAILFPLLYLLENGANRAVLIEKFTTSVVYAAAVLTFILIIRIAFYPFFIIDKHAGTFKSLRFSFALTKGNVFKLLLIFAVFASLQLLQMYFNFLEYYIIFIILNLVSSFLVVPLASIVVSVAYREMMSDYHGGEDPKILNNIF, encoded by the coding sequence ATGATTCAATTCCTAAAGGAAAGTACTTTTGCCGTAAATGAAGTTTTTAATAGATCGTGGGAACTATTGAAAAAGCATTATTTTTCTGTTGCGGGCCTATGTTTTTTGCTGTTTGTAACCTCTGGTTTATCCAATTTCCTGGCAACGACAATCAGTGATTTTAATGTCGTACTTAGTGGTTTTATGGCCTTCTTTTTTATGATCATGTATTTTGGGCTGAATCTTACTTTGTTTAAATACATCCTCAATCTGATCGATGGCAATCAGGATAAGAAATTGATCCATTGTATACCAAGTTCAAAAGAATTGGCGCATTTTTTCGGTGCAATGTTAAGTATTATGGTGCTTTCTTTTGCATTGCTGATGATTGTGGGAGCGATTTTGTTTCCTTTGTTATACTTACTCGAAAATGGTGCTAATCGCGCTGTGCTTATTGAAAAATTTACGACCAGTGTTGTTTATGCAGCAGCAGTATTGACTTTTATTTTGATTATTCGCATCGCATTTTATCCATTCTTTATCATTGATAAACATGCGGGAACCTTTAAATCACTACGCTTTAGCTTTGCGCTGACCAAAGGCAATGTTTTCAAATTATTATTAATATTCGCGGTATTTGCTTCTTTGCAATTATTGCAGATGTATTTTAATTTTTTAGAATATTACATAATTTTTATTATTTTGAACCTTGTGAGCTCATTCTTGGTGGTACCTTTGGCCAGTATTGTTGTTTCGGTTGCTTACCGGGAAATGATGTCGGACTATCACGGTGGAGAGGATCCGAAGATTTTGAATAATATATTTTAA
- the rseP gene encoding RIP metalloprotease RseP, with translation MGVLIMVGQVILGLSILIVLHELGHFLAARAFGIKVEKFYLFFDAWGVKLFKFNYKGCEYGIGWLPLGGYVKIAGMIDESMDTEQLKGEPQPWEFRSKPAWQRLIVMLGGIIVNIVVGILVFWMLTFKMGNTDVKMDQMVNGIVPGSIGESIGLKAGDKVIAIDGHRVENYSELLGSKVLMGGVSLTVERDGATTEIKVPADLLNTLSDKKGEKFIEPRFKTTSIAQVAPGSVASKMGFTKGDSIVALNDTPVPFFDQFRTLVKANINKPVVIKVIRAGAEVSLKGNVPADAMLGISVNHDNSIKSFTTNYTLMEAFPIGAKKAFTVITDNAKGFGKIFKGEVRADKALSGPIGIATLFGTEVDWIRFWSLVGMLSMALAFMNLLPIPALDGGHVVFLLIEMIQGKPLSEKFLEKAQMVGFFILLGLMVFIFGNDIFKLFK, from the coding sequence ATGGGTGTTTTAATTATGGTCGGACAAGTGATTTTAGGCTTGTCAATTTTAATTGTTCTACATGAGTTAGGGCATTTTTTAGCAGCACGTGCATTTGGAATTAAAGTGGAGAAATTCTATTTGTTCTTTGATGCATGGGGAGTGAAATTGTTTAAATTCAATTATAAAGGCTGTGAGTATGGTATTGGTTGGTTACCTCTGGGTGGCTATGTGAAGATTGCCGGTATGATTGATGAGTCGATGGATACTGAACAATTGAAGGGCGAGCCACAACCTTGGGAGTTCCGTTCAAAACCGGCATGGCAGCGTCTGATCGTTATGTTGGGTGGTATTATCGTTAATATCGTTGTCGGTATCCTTGTCTTTTGGATGTTGACCTTCAAAATGGGTAATACAGATGTCAAGATGGATCAAATGGTAAACGGTATCGTACCGGGATCCATTGGTGAATCTATTGGCCTTAAAGCCGGTGATAAAGTGATCGCAATAGATGGACACCGTGTTGAAAACTACTCCGAGTTGCTTGGTTCTAAAGTCTTGATGGGCGGTGTATCCCTTACGGTAGAGCGTGATGGCGCGACAACAGAAATCAAGGTTCCAGCAGACTTATTGAATACCTTGTCCGATAAAAAAGGAGAGAAGTTTATTGAACCTCGCTTTAAAACGACAAGTATTGCACAAGTGGCTCCAGGATCAGTGGCAAGCAAGATGGGCTTCACCAAAGGGGATAGCATTGTTGCCCTAAATGATACTCCGGTACCTTTCTTTGATCAATTCAGAACATTAGTTAAAGCAAATATCAATAAACCTGTTGTCATTAAAGTAATCCGTGCGGGAGCGGAGGTTTCCCTAAAAGGAAATGTACCAGCGGATGCAATGTTGGGTATCAGTGTCAATCATGATAATTCGATCAAGTCGTTTACAACGAATTATACACTTATGGAAGCTTTTCCGATCGGTGCTAAAAAAGCATTTACGGTAATCACAGATAATGCGAAAGGATTCGGTAAAATCTTCAAAGGGGAGGTGCGTGCTGATAAAGCGCTATCTGGACCTATCGGTATTGCTACACTATTCGGCACTGAAGTAGATTGGATTCGGTTCTGGTCTTTGGTTGGTATGCTTTCAATGGCTCTTGCGTTTATGAATTTGTTACCTATTCCAGCACTGGATGGTGGTCACGTTGTATTCTTACTGATCGAGATGATTCAAGGCAAGCCGCTGAGTGAAAAATTTCTCGAAAAAGCACAAATGGTCGGATTCTTTATCCTTTTGGGCCTGATGGTGTTTATATTCGGAAATGATATTTTTAAGTTGTTCAAATAA
- the yajC gene encoding preprotein translocase subunit YajC has protein sequence MNTVLLQAAGGSSMMSFLPMVLIIVVFYFFMIRPQMKKQKDHKKYIEELGVNSKVVTTAGIHGRIVEVSDTTFLVDVGSGVRIRFDKSAIALDASKAANATEKSAS, from the coding sequence ATGAATACAGTATTATTACAAGCAGCGGGTGGGAGTAGCATGATGAGTTTTTTACCAATGGTTTTGATCATTGTGGTATTTTATTTCTTCATGATCAGACCGCAGATGAAGAAGCAAAAAGACCATAAGAAATATATTGAAGAATTGGGTGTAAACTCGAAAGTTGTTACTACTGCGGGCATCCACGGACGTATCGTAGAGGTATCTGATACGACTTTCTTGGTCGATGTAGGTTCAGGCGTAAGAATTCGTTTTGACAAGTCTGCCATTGCTTTAGATGCTTCAAAAGCTGCTAATGCAACGGAGAAAAGCGCTTCATAA
- a CDS encoding 1-deoxy-D-xylulose-5-phosphate reductoisomerase has translation MSKKGIAILGATGSVGTQALDVIRAFPDKFEAVVLTCGSNAELLIKQALEFKPKSVVVTDPTQYKVVKEALAFQDTLVLYGEEGLIEVVQYAEIGIVLNAIVGSAGLKPTVMAIQSRKDIALANKETLVVAGELIMALVKEYGVNMLPVDSEHSAIFQCLVGEEQNPIEKIYVTASGGPFRGRKRDELLQVTKAQALKHPNWSMGAKITIDSASLMNKGLEVIEAKWLFDLTIDQVDVIVHPQSIVHSLVQFKDGSMKAQMGVPDMKLPIQYALTYPARFENNFERFNFMDYPTLQFEKADMETFRNLALAYETLRAGGNKSCILNAANEVVVAAFLADKIGFLEMSDVIESTLEKVEFIANPTLEDYLETDRLARLITKEIIKD, from the coding sequence TTGAGTAAAAAAGGAATTGCCATTTTAGGGGCAACGGGTAGTGTCGGTACACAAGCCTTGGATGTTATTAGAGCCTTTCCGGATAAGTTTGAAGCAGTTGTTCTGACTTGCGGTAGCAATGCTGAACTATTGATCAAACAAGCATTGGAGTTTAAACCAAAATCGGTCGTTGTGACCGATCCAACCCAATATAAAGTAGTTAAAGAAGCCTTAGCGTTTCAGGATACGTTGGTATTATATGGTGAAGAGGGTTTGATTGAAGTGGTGCAATATGCCGAAATAGGTATTGTCTTAAATGCAATCGTGGGTTCCGCAGGTTTAAAACCTACGGTAATGGCTATTCAATCCAGAAAAGATATTGCCCTGGCGAATAAGGAAACTCTTGTTGTTGCCGGGGAATTGATTATGGCCTTGGTCAAAGAATACGGTGTCAATATGTTGCCTGTAGATTCTGAACATTCGGCAATCTTTCAATGTCTGGTCGGTGAGGAGCAAAACCCCATTGAAAAAATTTATGTGACGGCATCTGGAGGTCCTTTTCGTGGAAGAAAGCGGGACGAGTTGCTGCAGGTAACGAAAGCACAGGCCCTAAAACATCCCAATTGGTCTATGGGTGCTAAAATTACCATAGATTCAGCTTCTTTGATGAATAAGGGACTTGAGGTGATCGAAGCCAAATGGCTCTTTGATCTAACTATCGATCAGGTGGATGTTATCGTACACCCACAGTCGATCGTGCACTCCTTGGTTCAATTTAAAGATGGATCTATGAAAGCACAAATGGGTGTCCCGGATATGAAGCTGCCTATTCAATACGCATTGACTTATCCTGCCCGATTTGAAAATAATTTTGAACGCTTCAATTTTATGGACTATCCAACGCTGCAATTTGAAAAAGCGGATATGGAGACTTTTCGAAACTTGGCACTGGCCTACGAAACACTTCGCGCCGGTGGAAATAAATCCTGTATATTGAATGCAGCAAATGAAGTTGTGGTGGCTGCTTTCCTCGCTGATAAAATTGGCTTCCTGGAAATGAGCGACGTCATCGAAAGTACATTGGAAAAAGTGGAATTTATAGCCAATCCAACACTGGAGGATTATCTGGAGACGGATCGGTTAGCAAGGTTAATAACAAAAGAAATAATCAAAGATTAA
- a CDS encoding S9 family peptidase, with product MNTVSRVLLGASIVFFVHDLTFAQKKLDFAQSWGQKQSLTVRTNQYPGWADGAAYLENDVNDSRLYQVNVKSGKRSIYTIPAKEGTVVYVEKNDIFIKNGSGTAKKLTNSPDVAEQNPTLSPDGQYVAFTRKSNLYSLEVATGKEAQYTNDGTDVIYNGWSSWVYYEEILGRPTNYKAFWWSPDSKKIAFMRFDDTKVPMFPIYSSKGQHGYLEETRYPKAGDPNPEVKVGIVQLNGGQVTWADFNEKDDQYFGQPYWAFDSKNFMVQWMNRDQNNLKFYQVDPNTGSKKEIYDERQASWINLDHDERITYLADNKYYILKSDKTGWAHYYLYKLDGTLVNPITSGDWQVTEIKRIDEKNKVLYFTARKENSARFDLYRVDYSGKNLKRLTFGEYSHDVNVSPDAKYFITRYSNVSTPDRFALVDNQGKVVRQLADSKAADFSSYSYGKTEYLHIKSDDGLFDLPLTITYPTDFDKSKTYPVVFSIYGGPDAGTVKDTWKGTGNQYWANEGVIQVSADHRASGHFGKQGVAYMHRNLGHWEIIDYSTIVKWLKSQSWVANNKVLITGHSYGGYMTCLAMTKAADVFDFGIAGAPVTSWELYDTHYTERWMDTPQDNAEGYKAGSVLTYANNYKGVLRIMHGDMDDNVHLQNTTQLVDKLTDRSVPFELMIYPGSRHGFDRSKSKYDFNERARFYYQYLLEKPLPKEFK from the coding sequence ATGAATACAGTATCAAGAGTGCTCTTAGGTGCATCTATTGTGTTTTTTGTGCATGATCTAACTTTTGCACAGAAGAAATTGGATTTTGCGCAATCCTGGGGACAGAAACAGTCTTTGACCGTGCGCACAAATCAATATCCGGGCTGGGCGGATGGAGCCGCTTATCTGGAAAATGACGTCAACGATAGCCGGCTCTATCAGGTCAACGTCAAATCGGGGAAGAGAAGTATCTATACAATTCCTGCCAAAGAGGGGACGGTGGTCTATGTAGAGAAAAATGATATTTTTATCAAAAATGGCTCAGGTACTGCAAAGAAATTGACCAATTCACCCGACGTTGCAGAACAGAACCCAACTTTATCGCCAGACGGTCAATATGTTGCTTTCACACGTAAAAGCAATTTGTATAGTTTAGAGGTAGCTACAGGGAAAGAGGCGCAGTATACAAATGATGGTACCGATGTGATCTACAACGGTTGGTCTTCATGGGTTTATTATGAGGAAATTTTGGGACGTCCTACAAACTATAAGGCTTTTTGGTGGTCTCCAGATAGCAAGAAGATCGCTTTTATGCGTTTTGATGATACCAAAGTGCCTATGTTCCCGATATATTCATCCAAAGGACAACATGGTTATCTAGAGGAAACACGTTATCCGAAAGCAGGCGATCCTAATCCTGAGGTGAAAGTGGGTATCGTTCAACTGAATGGCGGACAGGTGACATGGGCGGATTTCAATGAAAAGGATGATCAGTATTTCGGACAGCCTTACTGGGCTTTCGATAGTAAAAATTTCATGGTGCAATGGATGAACAGGGATCAGAATAACCTGAAATTTTATCAGGTGGATCCAAATACTGGTTCGAAAAAGGAGATTTATGATGAACGCCAAGCTTCTTGGATCAACCTGGATCATGATGAGCGTATTACTTACCTTGCTGACAATAAATATTACATCTTAAAATCGGATAAAACTGGTTGGGCGCACTATTACCTGTATAAGTTGGATGGAACATTGGTGAACCCGATTACATCTGGCGATTGGCAGGTGACCGAAATCAAACGGATAGACGAGAAAAATAAGGTGCTTTATTTTACCGCACGTAAGGAAAATTCGGCTCGTTTTGATCTGTACCGCGTGGATTACTCGGGTAAAAATCTAAAACGTTTGACCTTTGGTGAATATTCACATGATGTCAACGTATCGCCTGATGCCAAGTACTTTATCACCCGATATTCTAACGTGAGCACACCGGACCGTTTTGCCTTAGTGGATAATCAGGGTAAAGTGGTACGTCAATTGGCGGATAGCAAAGCTGCTGACTTTAGTTCGTACAGCTACGGTAAAACGGAGTATTTACATATTAAATCGGATGATGGTCTATTTGATTTACCACTGACGATCACGTATCCTACGGATTTTGACAAATCGAAAACTTATCCTGTTGTTTTCAGTATCTATGGTGGTCCGGATGCGGGTACTGTGAAGGATACCTGGAAAGGTACGGGCAATCAGTATTGGGCGAATGAAGGCGTTATCCAGGTTTCTGCGGATCACAGGGCTTCTGGTCACTTCGGTAAACAGGGCGTAGCTTACATGCACCGTAATCTGGGACATTGGGAAATTATTGATTATTCTACGATCGTAAAATGGTTGAAATCTCAGTCTTGGGTGGCTAATAACAAAGTATTGATCACAGGCCATAGCTACGGTGGTTATATGACTTGTCTGGCGATGACTAAAGCTGCGGATGTATTTGACTTTGGTATTGCTGGTGCGCCGGTAACGTCTTGGGAGTTGTACGATACCCATTATACCGAACGTTGGATGGATACACCACAAGATAATGCGGAAGGCTATAAAGCGGGGTCGGTATTGACTTATGCAAACAATTACAAGGGCGTACTGCGCATTATGCATGGCGATATGGATGATAATGTTCATCTGCAGAATACAACGCAACTGGTTGATAAATTAACAGATAGAAGTGTACCTTTTGAATTGATGATCTATCCGGGCAGTCGTCATGGATTTGACCGTTCAAAAAGTAAATATGACTTTAATGAGCGTGCACGTTTCTACTATCAATATCTATTGGAGAAACCTCTTCCAAAAGAGTTTAAGTAG
- a CDS encoding exonuclease: MSIILSDFLVRKPEGYYCRYGDFFIDAGSPVIHNVVSHAHGDHASSGHDYVYCTNGTALFMSYRYKQNRKDSYQVKLFNGTFKIGPVEITFLAAGHILGSAQILMEYQGVRYLYTGDYKLQVDETCEPIEVQQADVLITESTFANPEVIHPDPIQEIKKLEGHASNILLGTYVLGKAQRITDLINRYCPERRVLVHSGILPYHRLYDEHGLKKMTYEPYNRREMKQGEQNKVYLVPPMTFNSYFRATKVLRAFASGWKRLQAQNDIELYISDHVDWNDILHYIKMVDPKEVWTLHGDGTILKSYFGDRLMVRDVLSA; this comes from the coding sequence ATGTCTATCATATTGTCTGACTTTCTGGTCAGAAAACCGGAAGGGTATTATTGCCGTTATGGCGACTTTTTTATCGATGCGGGTAGCCCTGTAATACATAATGTGGTATCACATGCCCATGGTGACCACGCCAGTTCAGGACATGATTATGTCTATTGTACAAATGGAACAGCATTGTTTATGAGCTATCGCTATAAGCAGAACCGTAAGGATTCCTATCAGGTCAAATTGTTTAACGGCACTTTTAAAATCGGTCCGGTGGAAATTACCTTTTTAGCGGCTGGCCATATATTGGGATCGGCGCAGATCTTAATGGAATATCAGGGCGTACGATATTTGTATACGGGTGACTATAAATTGCAGGTTGATGAGACCTGTGAGCCTATCGAAGTGCAGCAGGCTGATGTATTGATCACCGAAAGTACTTTCGCAAATCCTGAGGTTATCCATCCGGATCCCATTCAGGAGATCAAGAAGCTGGAGGGGCACGCCAGCAATATTCTATTGGGAACTTATGTGCTTGGGAAAGCGCAACGGATCACAGATCTGATCAATCGATACTGTCCGGAAAGAAGGGTGCTGGTACATAGTGGAATATTGCCTTACCATCGCCTGTATGATGAACATGGGCTTAAAAAAATGACCTATGAACCTTACAACCGTAGAGAAATGAAACAGGGTGAGCAGAATAAGGTTTATCTGGTACCGCCCATGACTTTCAATAGTTATTTTAGGGCGACAAAAGTATTGCGGGCCTTTGCCTCGGGATGGAAGCGACTACAGGCACAGAATGATATCGAATTGTATATTTCGGATCATGTGGATTGGAACGATATTCTGCATTATATCAAGATGGTTGACCCAAAAGAGGTCTGGACATTGCATGGCGATGGGACAATACTCAAAAGTTATTTTGGAGACAGGTTAATGGTAAGAGATGTGCTTTCAGCATAA
- the coaE gene encoding dephospho-CoA kinase (Dephospho-CoA kinase (CoaE) performs the final step in coenzyme A biosynthesis.) — translation MGLKIGITGGIGSGKTFICRLFEALGIPVYNADEEAKRLMNTDIRIKEKLIAQFGEATYKDGLLDRAFLANMVFSDKDKLELLNGIVHPIVIQEAKDWAERQTTRYSLKEAALLFESGSYKELDYTILVTAPIDIRIQRVIERDGTTEPQVWERMNKQLSDEEKLQLADFVIVNDGITPLLPQVWTLHQKFLK, via the coding sequence ATGGGGCTGAAAATAGGAATAACAGGCGGAATAGGTTCCGGAAAGACATTTATCTGTAGGCTTTTTGAGGCCCTTGGTATACCAGTTTATAATGCGGATGAGGAAGCCAAAAGGTTGATGAATACCGATATACGGATCAAGGAAAAGCTTATTGCGCAGTTTGGTGAGGCAACTTACAAGGATGGTCTGCTGGACCGGGCATTCCTGGCCAATATGGTCTTTTCGGATAAGGATAAACTTGAACTCCTGAACGGTATTGTACACCCGATCGTCATCCAGGAAGCGAAAGATTGGGCCGAGCGGCAGACGACACGTTATTCACTCAAAGAAGCGGCACTGCTCTTTGAAAGTGGCTCGTACAAAGAACTGGATTATACCATATTGGTTACTGCCCCAATAGATATTCGTATACAACGTGTCATCGAGCGGGATGGCACTACAGAACCACAGGTGTGGGAACGTATGAACAAACAATTGTCTGACGAGGAAAAACTGCAGCTTGCGGACTTCGTCATCGTTAACGATGGAATCACTCCACTACTGCCGCAAGTGTGGACATTGCATCAAAAATTTCTAAAATAA
- a CDS encoding YwbE family protein, with product MDGRNRADVKPGMLVNIILKKDQRTGNLTEGIVKDLLTSSSYHSRGIKVRLTDGQVGRVAEIIEDDF from the coding sequence ATGGACGGAAGAAATAGAGCGGATGTAAAGCCCGGAATGTTGGTTAATATCATTCTGAAAAAAGACCAGCGCACGGGGAATCTTACTGAGGGCATTGTAAAGGATTTACTGACATCCTCATCTTATCATTCAAGAGGGATAAAAGTAAGGCTGACAGATGGTCAAGTAGGACGAGTGGCTGAAATTATAGAGGATGACTTTTAA